In a genomic window of Salmo trutta chromosome 32, fSalTru1.1, whole genome shotgun sequence:
- the LOC115171523 gene encoding mitogen-activated protein kinase kinase kinase 3, translating to MNERQALHSIMKDLVALQMTRRQPGPSYDTGKPKTLPNPVPAPAKRQDDVRIKFEFSGERRILMFGRPVQFEEIQQKVKTVFGQQLDLHYMNNELSIPLRGQDDLDKAIDLLDRSSKIKSIKILLLTQEQCNASPSPSPSPSSHHTVSKQVRIKASQSTGDVSTVYQPSEPRGRHLSTSSQNTGRSSPPPGYVPERQQRIARQGSYTSINSEGEFIPESDQCVLDPWSSAENSVSGSCQSLDSSSDSPSLRKSRMHRAKSYPDNRQQENVSDRENHVYDKVVGKGGTYPRRYHVSLHHKDHSEGRRTFPRIRRPQGNLFTLVPSRRSLNGSEESLGSWQLVDKQGRLRPQERPVAHKSPSAPMTWRRGKLLGQGAFGRVYLCYDVDTGRELAAKQVVFDPDSPDTSKEVSALECEIQLLKNLHHERIVQYYGCLRDHNEKTLTIFMEYMPGGSVKDQLKAYGALTENVTRKYTRQILEGMSYLHSNMIVHRDIKGANILRDSAGNVKLGDFGASKRLQTICMSGTGIRSVTGTPYWMSPEVISGEGYGRKADVWSLGCTVVEMLTEKPPWAEYEAMAAIFKIATQPTKPLLPSHTSDHTRDFIHRIFVEAKHRPSAEELLRHPFSQILC from the exons GATGATGTCAGAATAAAGTTTGAGTTcagtggagagaggag GATACTGATGTTTGGGAGGCCTGTGCAGTTTGAAGAAATCCAGCAGAAGGTCAAAACTGTCTTTGGCCAACAGCTAGACTTGCACTATATGAACAATGAG CTGTCCATCCCTCTGCGTGGTCAGGACGACCTGGACAAGGCCATTGACCTGCTGGACCGCAGCTCCAAGATTAAGAGCATCAAGATCTTGCTGCTGACGCAGGAGCAGTGCAat gcctccccatccccctctccctctccctcctcccaccaCACGGTGAGTAAGCAGGTGAGGATCAAAGCCTCCCAGTCCACAGGTGATGTCAGCACGGTGTACCAGCCCTCAGAGCCCAGGGGGCGCCACCTCTCCACCA GCTCTCAGAACACAGGCCGTAGCTCCCCCCCTCCTGGCTATGTCCCTGAGCGGCAGCAGAGGATCGCTCGCCAGGGCTCCTACACCAGCATCAACAGTGAGGGAGAGTTCATCCCAGAGAGCGACCAGTGT GTGCTGGACCCCTGGAGCAGTGCAGAGAACTCTGTCTCAGGAAGCTGCCAGTCGCTGGACAGTAGCTCAGACAG CCCCTCCCTGAGGAAGTCACGCATGCACCGAGCCAAGAGCTACCCTGATAACCGGCAGCAGGAGAACGTCTCAG aCCGGGAGAACCATGTGTATGATAAGGTGGTGGGGAAGGGAGGGACATACCCCCGCAGGTACCATGTCTCCCTGCATCACAAGGACCATAGTGAAG GTCGGAGGACGTTCCCGCGGATCCGTCGCCCCCAGGGTAACCTGTTCACCCTGGTACCCTCACGGCGCTCCCTCAACGGCAGCGAGGAGAGTCTGGGCAGCTGGCAGCTAGTGGACAAGCAGGGCAGGCTCCGCCCACAGGAGCGCCCCGTCGCCCACAAGT CCCCCAGTGCTCCAATGACGTGGAGGCGGGGCAAGCTGCTGGGTCAGGGGGCGTTTGGGAGGGTTTACCTGTGTTACGATGTGGACACGGGACGGGAGCTGGCCGCCAAGCAGGTGGTGTTTGACCCGGACAGTCCTGACACCAGCAAG gaggTGAGTGCTCTGGAGTGTGAGATCCAGTTGTTAAAGAACCTCCACCACGAACGCATCGTCCAGTACTACGGCTGTCTGAGGGACCACAACGAAAAGACCCTCACCATCTTCATGGAGTACATGCCGGGG GGTTCAGTCAAAGACCAGTTGAAGGCCTATGGGGCGCTGACGGAAAACGTGACGCGGAAGTACACACGGCAGATCCTGGAGGGCATGTCCTATCTGCACAGCAACATGATCGTTCACCGTGACATCAAAG GTGCCAACATCCTGCGGGATTCGGCGGGAAACGTGAAGCTGGGAGATTTTGGCGCCAGCAAGAGGCTGCAGACCATCTGCATGTCTGGCACGGGCATCCGCTCTGTCACTGGCACCCCCTACTGGATGAGCCCCGAGGTGATCAGCGGAGAGGGCTACGGCAGGAAGGCTGACGTCTG GAGCCTGGGCTGCACAGTGGTGGAGATGCTGACAGAGAAGCCTCCCTGGGCCGAATACGAGGCCATGGCAGCCATCTTTAAGATCGCTACCCAGCCCACCAAACCCCTGCTGCCCTCACACACCTCGGACCACACCCGTGACTTCATCCACCGCATCTTTGTGGAGGCCAAGCACCGGCCCAGTGCTGAGGAGCTGCTCAGACACCCCTTCTCCCAGATCCTCTGCTGA